The proteins below are encoded in one region of Berryella intestinalis:
- the srtB gene encoding class B sortase: protein MPFDGPNSEDRFRRAPASRANRSRAAARAPFDAPSHAAIEVRKKRNAWNYVFYIALVVFVISAVALGALVFSYWQGQQVYRGVAEASGLEASDITEQTEIERIEVDWDRLLAINPDTVAWIYIPGTNVNYPVVQGKDNDFWLNHDFEGKNGWLAQFGTIFQEYRNSKNFADEANFMFGHHLNDGSMFSAIDAMKDREKFESSRTVYILTPQGNYRLRTFALLHVDADDLLVQPTFESPQLFADYIQDKMNRSLFSPRDVAAPSEMRKVFAFSTCDNLPQNGRYVLYAYVEESTVAGASAGSGDGDAAAFDEASAAASAAAGQRAEAA, encoded by the coding sequence ATGCCCTTCGATGGTCCGAATTCCGAAGACCGGTTCCGCCGCGCCCCGGCCTCGCGCGCAAACCGTTCGCGCGCGGCGGCCCGTGCGCCCTTCGATGCGCCCTCCCATGCCGCGATCGAGGTTCGCAAGAAGCGCAACGCGTGGAACTACGTGTTCTACATCGCCTTGGTGGTGTTCGTTATCTCCGCCGTCGCGCTGGGCGCGCTGGTGTTCAGCTATTGGCAGGGCCAGCAGGTCTACCGCGGCGTGGCCGAGGCGTCGGGGCTCGAGGCGAGCGACATCACCGAGCAGACCGAGATCGAGCGGATCGAAGTGGACTGGGATCGGCTGCTGGCCATCAATCCCGACACCGTCGCCTGGATCTACATCCCCGGAACCAACGTGAACTACCCGGTGGTCCAGGGCAAGGACAACGATTTCTGGCTGAACCACGACTTCGAGGGCAAAAACGGCTGGCTGGCCCAGTTCGGCACCATCTTCCAGGAGTACCGCAACTCGAAGAACTTCGCTGACGAGGCCAACTTCATGTTCGGGCACCATCTCAACGACGGCTCGATGTTCTCGGCGATCGACGCGATGAAGGACAGGGAGAAGTTCGAGTCCTCGCGCACCGTCTACATCCTCACCCCGCAGGGCAACTACCGGCTGCGCACGTTCGCGCTCCTGCATGTGGATGCCGACGACCTGCTGGTGCAGCCGACGTTCGAGTCGCCGCAGCTTTTCGCCGATTACATCCAGGACAAGATGAACCGCTCGCTGTTCTCGCCGCGCGACGTCGCGGCTCCCAGCGAGATGCGCAAGGTGTTCGCGTTCTCCACGTGCGACAACCTTCCCCAAAACGGGCGCTACGTCCTGTACGCCTATGTTGAGGAGTCGACGGTGGCCGGCGCGAGTGCCGGAAGCGGCGATGGGGACGCGGCGGCGTTCGACGAGGCCTCCGCGGCGGCTTCGGCGGCGGCCGGTCAAAGGGCCGAGGCCGCGTAA